A portion of the Bacteroides faecium genome contains these proteins:
- a CDS encoding arabinan endo-1,5-alpha-L-arabinosidase, giving the protein MNEYTDVMKNLFLPVFLIAGSLFAGCTSAVFTPTPSANPWDDNYLSVAKMEDYRQWGTYNVHDPSCRKLGDYYYMYSTDAIFGENRKEAKEKEVPLGYIQMRRSKDLVHWEFLGWAFPEIPEEAVRWVQTHAGGHGATNIWAPYIISYKDKYRLYYCVSAFGRKTSYIGLAESDSPEGPWTQVGCTVKTDDSTAMNAIDPSVIADEVTGKWWMHYGSFFGGLYCVELNPETGLPLKNGDLGHLVARRANYRKDNLEAPEIMYNPDLKQYYLFTSYDPLMTTYNVRVSRSDVAEGPFVDYSGKAVKDTTNNFPILTAPYRFENHPGWAGTAHCGVFSDGEGNYFMAHQGRLSPQNQLMVLHIRQLFFTPDGWPVVSPERYAGTAPRKFTEADLAGEWEIIRVQEPKYERQLEAGQILWGEGELKDGEWNLSTRISLLKDGTCKGEITDDDEWKIVQMNGNWSFLTEKHLLMVRLDKEEIKNLIIFAGHDWENETETILFTGLDSRGRSVWGKRIK; this is encoded by the coding sequence ATGAACGAATACACTGATGTTATGAAAAACTTGTTTTTGCCCGTCTTTTTAATAGCAGGCAGCTTGTTCGCAGGTTGCACTTCTGCTGTGTTTACACCGACCCCTTCTGCGAATCCTTGGGATGATAATTATTTATCTGTAGCTAAAATGGAAGATTATCGCCAATGGGGAACATATAATGTACACGACCCGTCCTGCCGTAAGCTGGGCGATTATTATTATATGTATTCCACCGACGCTATTTTCGGTGAAAACCGGAAGGAAGCCAAAGAGAAAGAAGTTCCTTTGGGATATATCCAGATGCGCCGTTCCAAAGACCTGGTACATTGGGAATTTCTAGGATGGGCTTTTCCCGAGATACCTGAAGAAGCAGTCCGGTGGGTACAGACTCATGCGGGCGGACATGGGGCTACAAATATCTGGGCTCCCTATATCATCTCCTACAAAGATAAATATCGTCTGTACTATTGCGTATCTGCATTCGGGCGCAAGACTTCCTATATCGGACTTGCAGAATCCGATTCTCCCGAAGGACCGTGGACGCAAGTCGGTTGTACCGTAAAGACAGATGATTCTACTGCCATGAACGCCATCGACCCAAGTGTCATAGCAGACGAGGTCACCGGAAAATGGTGGATGCACTACGGTTCTTTCTTTGGTGGATTATACTGTGTAGAACTGAATCCTGAAACCGGATTGCCTCTGAAAAACGGAGACTTGGGACATCTTGTAGCCCGTCGCGCTAATTACCGGAAAGATAATCTCGAAGCGCCGGAAATAATGTACAACCCTGATTTGAAACAATATTATCTGTTTACTTCCTATGACCCGTTGATGACAACCTATAATGTACGTGTCAGCCGTTCGGATGTCGCCGAAGGTCCGTTCGTCGATTATTCGGGAAAGGCGGTGAAAGATACGACCAACAATTTCCCGATACTGACCGCTCCCTACCGTTTTGAGAATCATCCCGGATGGGCAGGCACAGCGCATTGCGGAGTTTTCTCCGATGGCGAAGGAAACTATTTCATGGCTCACCAAGGGCGTCTTTCTCCGCAAAACCAACTAATGGTATTGCATATCCGCCAGTTGTTCTTTACACCGGACGGATGGCCGGTCGTTTCTCCCGAAAGATATGCAGGGACAGCTCCCCGTAAGTTTACCGAAGCGGACCTGGCAGGAGAGTGGGAAATCATCCGTGTGCAGGAACCCAAGTACGAACGTCAGTTGGAAGCCGGACAAATCCTCTGGGGCGAAGGTGAATTGAAAGACGGTGAGTGGAATCTTTCAACCCGTATCAGTTTATTAAAGGACGGAACCTGCAAAGGGGAGATAACGGATGATGATGAATGGAAAATTGTGCAAATGAATGGAAACTGGTCCTTTTTGACCGAAAAACACCTATTAATGGTAAGATTGGACAAAGAGGAAATTAAGAATCTGATTATCTTTGCAGGACACGATTGGGAGAATGAAACGGAAACCATTCTCTTTACCGGGCTCGATAGTCGGGGACGTTCTGTCTGGGGAAAAAGAATCAAATAA
- a CDS encoding alpha-L-arabinofuranosidase C-terminal domain-containing protein — translation MRRYTEILAALAISAGMALHAQTNEMVIQTKKLGAEIQPTMYGLFFEDINYAADGGLYAELVKNRSFEFPQHLMGWNTYGKVSLMDDGPFERNPHYVRLSDPGHAHKHTGLDNEGFFGIGVKKGEEYRFSVWARLPQGSTKETLRIELVDTKSMGERQAFATQNLTIDSKEWKKYQIILKPEVTNPKSTLRIFLTSKGTVDLEHISLFPVDTWKGHENGLRKDLAQALADIHPGVFRFPGGCIVEGTDLETRYDWKKSVGPVENRPLNENRWQYTFTHRFFPDYYQSYGLGFYEYFLLSEEMGAEPLPILNCGLSCQYQNDDPKAHVAVCDLEHYIQDALDLIEFANGDANTTWGKVRADMGHPAPFNLKFVGIGNEQWGKEYPERLEPFIKAIRKVYPDMKIVGSSGPNSEGKEFDYLWPEMKRLKADLVDEHFYRPESWFLAQGARYDNYDRKGPKVFAGEYACHGKGKKWNHFNAALLEAAFMTGLERNADIVHMATYAPLFAHVEGWQWRPDMIWFDNLNSVRTVSYYVQQLYAQNKGTNVLPLTMDKKNVTGAEGQNGLFASAVYDKDKNEMIVKVANTSNTAQPVSLNFAGLKKQDVLSDGRCIKLRSLDLDKDNTLEQPFAITPQETPVSIEGHVFTAELEPNTFAVYKFTKK, via the coding sequence ATGAGAAGATACACAGAAATCTTGGCTGCATTAGCCATCTCTGCCGGAATGGCACTTCATGCGCAAACCAATGAAATGGTGATACAAACCAAGAAGTTGGGAGCGGAAATCCAACCTACCATGTACGGACTCTTTTTTGAGGACATCAACTATGCTGCGGACGGTGGACTCTATGCCGAACTGGTCAAGAACCGTTCATTCGAATTTCCCCAACACCTGATGGGATGGAATACCTACGGAAAAGTGTCATTGATGGACGACGGACCTTTCGAACGCAATCCTCATTATGTACGCCTTTCCGATCCGGGACACGCACATAAGCATACCGGACTTGATAACGAAGGTTTTTTCGGTATCGGCGTCAAGAAAGGAGAGGAGTATCGTTTCTCTGTTTGGGCACGCCTGCCACAGGGAAGTACAAAAGAAACATTGCGGATTGAACTCGTAGATACCAAATCAATGGGCGAACGCCAGGCTTTTGCCACACAGAATCTTACCATTGACTCAAAAGAATGGAAGAAATATCAGATTATCCTGAAACCGGAAGTAACCAATCCCAAATCCACGCTCCGCATTTTCCTTACTTCCAAAGGAACCGTAGACCTGGAACACATTTCTCTTTTTCCGGTAGATACTTGGAAAGGACATGAAAACGGACTCCGCAAAGACCTTGCACAGGCTTTGGCGGATATTCATCCGGGAGTCTTCCGTTTTCCCGGCGGCTGTATTGTAGAAGGTACAGACTTGGAAACCCGTTACGACTGGAAGAAGTCAGTAGGTCCGGTAGAAAACCGTCCTTTGAATGAGAACCGTTGGCAATATACTTTTACCCACCGTTTCTTCCCGGATTATTATCAAAGCTACGGACTGGGATTTTATGAATACTTCCTGCTGTCCGAAGAAATGGGCGCGGAACCTCTTCCAATTCTGAACTGCGGTTTGTCTTGCCAATATCAGAATGACGACCCGAAAGCTCACGTAGCAGTCTGCGATTTGGAACACTATATCCAGGATGCGCTCGACCTGATTGAATTTGCCAATGGCGATGCGAACACAACTTGGGGAAAAGTCCGTGCCGATATGGGGCATCCGGCTCCTTTCAATCTGAAATTTGTCGGTATTGGTAACGAACAATGGGGCAAAGAATATCCCGAACGTCTCGAACCGTTTATCAAGGCTATCCGTAAGGTGTATCCCGATATGAAGATTGTAGGCAGCTCCGGCCCTAATTCCGAAGGTAAGGAATTCGATTACCTGTGGCCCGAAATGAAACGCCTGAAAGCCGATTTGGTGGACGAACACTTCTATCGTCCCGAAAGCTGGTTCTTAGCCCAAGGCGCACGTTATGACAACTACGACCGTAAAGGTCCGAAAGTCTTTGCCGGTGAATATGCCTGCCACGGAAAAGGAAAGAAATGGAACCATTTCAATGCCGCCTTGCTCGAAGCTGCTTTCATGACCGGACTGGAACGTAACGCTGACATTGTCCATATGGCTACTTATGCTCCGCTTTTCGCCCATGTGGAAGGCTGGCAATGGCGTCCGGATATGATTTGGTTTGACAATCTGAATTCGGTCCGTACCGTAAGCTACTATGTGCAGCAACTGTATGCACAGAACAAAGGTACGAATGTACTTCCACTCACCATGGATAAGAAAAACGTGACAGGTGCCGAAGGACAGAACGGACTCTTTGCCAGTGCCGTATATGATAAGGATAAGAATGAAATGATTGTAAAGGTTGCCAACACTTCGAATACTGCCCAACCTGTTTCGTTGAACTTCGCAGGATTGAAGAAACAAGACGTATTATCGGATGGCCGTTGCATCAAGCTTCGCTCACTTGATTTGGACAAAGATAATACGCTTGAACAACCTTTTGCCATTACTCCGCAGGAGACTCCGGTATCCATTGAAGGACATGTGTTTACAGCCGAATTGGAACCGAATACATTTGCGGTTTATAAATTTACGAAGAAATGA
- a CDS encoding glycoside hydrolase family 43 protein, producing the protein MINKIRFVVFSFALTAFSGLSAQNDTTFIANGNPIIKYKYTADPGAMVHDGKVYIYAGHDECPSPKEHYLLNEWCVFSSPDMKTWTEHPVPLKAKDFSWAKGEAWASQVIERDGKFYWYVTVEHKTIPGKSIGVAVSDSPTGPFADARGSALVTNDMTTEYTKIRWDDIDPTVFIDDDGQAYLCWGNTQCYYARLKKNMIELDGPIMPVNLPRFTEAPWIHKRGDWYYLSYASEFPEKICYAMSRSITGPWEYKGILNEIAGNSNTNHQAIIEFKGDWYFIYHNGGINTAGGSFRRSVCIDRLYYNEDGTMKRIQMTTEGVQ; encoded by the coding sequence ATGATAAATAAGATTAGATTCGTAGTTTTCTCATTCGCGTTGACAGCCTTCTCCGGGCTGTCAGCGCAGAATGACACTACTTTTATAGCCAATGGCAATCCCATCATTAAATATAAATATACGGCTGATCCGGGAGCCATGGTACATGACGGAAAAGTATATATCTACGCCGGACACGATGAATGTCCGTCACCCAAAGAGCATTACCTGCTGAATGAATGGTGTGTCTTTTCCTCTCCCGACATGAAAACATGGACGGAACACCCCGTTCCTTTGAAAGCCAAGGATTTCAGTTGGGCAAAAGGCGAGGCGTGGGCAAGCCAGGTGATTGAACGTGACGGCAAGTTCTATTGGTATGTGACAGTAGAGCACAAAACGATTCCCGGTAAATCTATCGGCGTAGCCGTTTCGGATTCCCCGACAGGTCCTTTTGCAGATGCCCGCGGTTCAGCATTGGTCACCAATGACATGACTACCGAATATACGAAAATCCGGTGGGACGATATTGATCCGACAGTTTTTATTGACGATGACGGTCAGGCATATCTATGTTGGGGAAATACCCAATGCTATTATGCCAGACTGAAAAAGAACATGATCGAACTGGACGGCCCGATTATGCCGGTCAATCTTCCTCGTTTTACGGAAGCTCCCTGGATACATAAACGTGGAGACTGGTATTACCTCTCTTATGCTTCCGAATTCCCTGAAAAGATTTGCTATGCAATGAGCCGTAGCATTACAGGACCTTGGGAATATAAAGGTATCCTGAATGAAATAGCGGGTAACTCCAATACCAACCATCAGGCTATCATTGAATTTAAAGGAGACTGGTATTTCATTTACCACAATGGTGGTATCAACACCGCCGGTGGCAGTTTCCGCCGTTCCGTCTGCATCGACCGTTTGTATTATAATGAAGACGGTACAATGAAAAGGATACAGATGACGACAGAAGGCGTACAGTAA
- the galK gene encoding galactokinase — MDTEYVRSRFIKHFDGTTGFLYASPGRINLIGEHTDYNGGFVFPGAVDKGMIAEIKPNGTDKVKAYSIDLKDYVEFGLNEEDAPRASWARYIFGVCREMIKRGVDVKGFNTAFAGDVPLGAGMSSSAALESTYAFALNELFGENKIDKFELAKVGQATEHNYCGVNCGIMDQFASVFGKAGSLIRLDCRSLEYEYFPFHPDGYRLVLMDSVVKHELASSAYNKRRQSCEAAVAAIQKNHPHVEFLRDCTMAMLEEAKADISAEDYMRAEYVIEEIQRVLDVCEALEKDDYETVGQKMYETHHGMSKLYEVSCEELDFLNDCAKEYGVTGSRVMGGGFGGCTINLVKNELYDNFVEKTKEAFKAKFGRSPKVYDVVIGDGSRRLE, encoded by the coding sequence ATGGATACAGAATACGTAAGAAGTCGATTCATTAAACACTTTGACGGAACTACCGGATTTTTATATGCTTCTCCGGGTCGCATTAACCTGATTGGCGAACATACCGACTACAATGGTGGATTCGTTTTTCCGGGTGCAGTAGACAAAGGTATGATTGCTGAAATCAAACCGAACGGTACTGACAAAGTGAAGGCTTACTCTATCGACTTGAAGGATTATGTAGAATTTGGCTTGAACGAAGAAGATGCTCCACGCGCTAGCTGGGCAAGATATATTTTCGGTGTTTGCCGTGAAATGATTAAACGTGGCGTTGACGTGAAGGGATTCAATACTGCTTTCGCAGGTGATGTGCCTCTGGGTGCAGGTATGTCTTCTTCCGCTGCTTTGGAAAGTACATATGCTTTCGCATTGAACGAACTGTTCGGCGAAAATAAGATTGATAAATTCGAATTGGCTAAGGTGGGTCAGGCTACAGAACATAACTACTGTGGTGTGAACTGCGGTATCATGGACCAGTTTGCTTCCGTATTCGGTAAAGCAGGCAGCTTGATCCGTTTGGATTGCCGTTCACTGGAATATGAGTACTTCCCATTCCATCCGGACGGTTACCGTTTGGTTTTGATGGATTCAGTTGTTAAACACGAATTGGCTTCTTCTGCTTACAACAAGCGTCGCCAAAGTTGTGAAGCTGCTGTAGCCGCTATCCAAAAGAATCATCCGCACGTTGAATTCCTGCGTGACTGTACAATGGCCATGCTTGAAGAAGCAAAAGCTGATATCAGCGCTGAAGACTATATGCGTGCAGAATATGTAATCGAAGAAATCCAACGTGTACTTGACGTTTGCGAAGCATTGGAAAAAGATGATTACGAAACTGTAGGTCAGAAGATGTACGAAACTCATCACGGTATGAGCAAGCTGTACGAAGTAAGCTGCGAAGAACTCGACTTCCTGAATGACTGCGCTAAAGAATACGGTGTGACCGGTTCACGCGTTATGGGTGGCGGTTTTGGTGGTTGTACTATCAACCTTGTCAAGAACGAATTGTATGACAACTTCGTTGAAAAGACAAAAGAGGCTTTCAAAGCTAAATTCGGCAGAAGCCCGAAAGTGTATGACGTAGTAATCGGTGACGGTTCTCGTAGACTGGAATAA
- a CDS encoding MFS transporter, which yields MNQGKKNGNLIAIITMFFLFAMISFVTNLAAPFGTIWKNEYAGSSTLGMMGNMMNFLAYLFMGIPAGNMLVKIGYKKTALIAMAVGVVGLFIQYLSSVIGASTDVFAFGEYAIKLNFIIYLLGAFVCGFCVCMLNTVVNPMLNLLGGGGNKGNQLIQTGGALNSLSGTLTPLFVGALIGTVTDKTAMSDVAPLLFVAMGVFVAAFIIISFVAIPEPHLQKAGATKEKFSHSPWSFRHTVLGVIGIFIYVGIEIGIPGTLNFYLADSSDKGAGILMNGAAIGGAIAAIYWLLMLVGRTASSAISGKVSSRTQLIVVSVTAIIFVLIAIFTPKDVTVSMPGYSVGEGFMMAQVPVSALFLVLCGLCTSVMWGGIFNLAVEGLGKYTAQASGIFMMMVVGGGVLPLIQQSISDAAGYMASYWLIIAALAYLLFYGLVGCKNVNKDIPVE from the coding sequence ATGAATCAAGGAAAAAAGAACGGTAATCTCATCGCGATTATAACAATGTTCTTCTTATTTGCGATGATCTCTTTCGTGACAAATCTTGCCGCGCCTTTCGGTACCATTTGGAAAAATGAATACGCAGGCTCAAGCACATTAGGTATGATGGGAAATATGATGAACTTCCTGGCTTATCTGTTTATGGGTATTCCCGCCGGTAACATGCTTGTAAAAATCGGCTATAAGAAAACAGCTCTTATTGCAATGGCAGTAGGTGTTGTCGGATTGTTTATCCAGTATCTTTCCAGTGTGATAGGTGCAAGTACCGACGTTTTCGCTTTCGGTGAATATGCCATCAAACTGAACTTCATCATCTATCTGCTCGGTGCATTCGTCTGCGGTTTCTGCGTATGTATGCTTAACACCGTTGTAAACCCGATGCTTAACCTTCTCGGTGGCGGTGGTAACAAGGGTAACCAATTGATCCAGACGGGTGGAGCGCTTAACTCTTTGTCCGGAACGTTGACTCCGCTCTTCGTAGGTGCTTTGATCGGTACGGTAACTGACAAGACAGCAATGTCCGACGTAGCTCCTCTCCTTTTCGTTGCAATGGGAGTATTTGTAGCTGCATTCATCATTATTTCATTTGTTGCCATTCCCGAACCTCATCTTCAGAAAGCAGGAGCTACTAAAGAAAAATTCTCTCACAGCCCCTGGAGCTTCCGTCACACGGTATTGGGTGTAATTGGTATCTTTATTTATGTAGGTATCGAAATCGGTATTCCGGGTACATTGAACTTTTACCTTGCCGACTCAAGCGACAAAGGTGCCGGTATATTGATGAACGGAGCTGCTATCGGTGGTGCAATTGCTGCTATCTACTGGCTGTTGATGCTTGTCGGACGTACTGCAAGTAGCGCTATCAGCGGTAAGGTTTCAAGCCGCACACAGTTGATTGTCGTATCGGTTACTGCTATCATCTTTGTTTTGATTGCTATTTTCACTCCGAAAGACGTAACAGTATCTATGCCGGGTTATTCGGTAGGCGAAGGGTTTATGATGGCTCAGGTTCCTGTCAGTGCATTGTTCCTCGTTCTTTGCGGTCTTTGTACTTCTGTAATGTGGGGCGGTATCTTCAACCTTGCCGTAGAAGGCTTGGGAAAATATACGGCACAGGCTTCCGGTATCTTCATGATGATGGTTGTCGGTGGCGGTGTATTGCCGTTGATCCAACAAAGTATCTCAGATGCTGCCGGTTACATGGCTAGCTACTGGCTGATTATCGCTGCCCTTGCTTATCTGCTGTTCTACGGCCTGGTAGGTTGCAAAAATGTCAATAAGGATATTCCTGTGGAATAA
- a CDS encoding aldose epimerase family protein yields the protein MNNTFPTEGNLSGLSREDFQKEINDKKTDLFILKNTKGMEVAVTNYGCAILSIMVPDKNGKYANVILGHDSIDHVVNSPEPFLSTTIGRYGNRIAKGKFTLFGEEHELTINNGPNSLHGGPTGFHARVWDAIQIDESTVQFNYVSTDGEEGFPGNLEVEMTYRLENEVNALTIEYRATTDKATVVNLTNHGFFNLAGIANPTPTVNNHIVTINADFYTPIDEVSIPTGEIAKVEGTPMDFRTAHTVGERIDDKFQQLVFGAGYDHCYVLNKIESGSLDLAATCKDPESGRIMEVYTTEAGVQLYTGNWLNGFEGAHGATFPARSAICFEAQCFPDTPNKPHFPSATLLPGDEYQQITVYKFAVEE from the coding sequence ATGAATAACACATTCCCAACAGAAGGGAATCTTTCAGGGCTCAGCCGTGAAGATTTCCAAAAGGAGATAAACGATAAGAAAACAGATTTATTTATCCTCAAAAACACAAAGGGAATGGAAGTAGCTGTAACCAATTACGGATGCGCCATTCTTTCTATTATGGTACCGGACAAAAACGGTAAGTATGCCAATGTGATTCTCGGTCACGACAGTATCGACCATGTGGTCAACAGCCCGGAACCTTTCTTGAGTACGACTATCGGACGCTACGGTAACCGTATCGCCAAAGGTAAATTCACTCTATTCGGCGAAGAGCACGAACTCACCATCAACAATGGGCCTAACTCCCTGCATGGTGGTCCCACTGGTTTCCACGCCCGCGTTTGGGATGCTATCCAGATTGATGAGAGTACAGTACAATTCAACTATGTTTCTACTGACGGTGAGGAGGGTTTCCCCGGTAATCTCGAAGTAGAAATGACCTATCGGTTGGAAAACGAAGTAAACGCATTGACTATCGAATATCGTGCTACAACAGACAAAGCCACAGTGGTAAATCTGACTAACCATGGTTTCTTCAACCTCGCCGGCATCGCCAACCCTACTCCTACCGTTAACAATCACATTGTCACTATCAACGCTGACTTCTATACGCCCATCGACGAAGTATCTATCCCGACAGGAGAAATTGCCAAAGTAGAAGGCACTCCGATGGATTTCCGTACTGCGCATACCGTAGGCGAACGTATCGACGATAAATTCCAGCAACTGGTATTCGGTGCAGGATACGACCACTGCTACGTACTGAACAAGATTGAAAGCGGTTCGCTCGACCTGGCCGCTACTTGCAAAGACCCGGAAAGCGGACGTATCATGGAAGTGTATACCACCGAAGCCGGCGTACAACTTTATACGGGCAACTGGCTCAACGGATTCGAAGGTGCACACGGCGCCACATTCCCTGCAAGAAGTGCTATCTGCTTCGAAGCACAGTGTTTCCCGGATACTCCGAACAAACCTCATTTCCCATCGGCTACTTTGCTGCCGGGTGATGAATATCAACAAATCACTGTCTACAAATTTGCGGTAGAAGAATAA
- a CDS encoding FimB/Mfa2 family fimbrial subunit, with the protein MKKVIMLYTLLLVTVTGCIKENLDDCETILYFDYLGDGTRDIFLQKIEKVDMYIYNENNVCVQKTALDKSELHRQQGTTLTLPSGQYHVVCWGNSLSDTRINEGASPNENLVGAPHYFTKELITTNDSLYFGEKEIIIRNEDYQVDTVPFSSAHIKMLVELEGLDVSDTRTAVSPVSIEMGNLSPTVDFAKSFSKEQISYYPVLNYNSGTQKFGAKFNVLRFNNENEVNLQLYNTQSNEKLYTLQLKDFMKENDITVDGINEVTVGIRIRFNGTAITVKPWDEETIRPGQ; encoded by the coding sequence ATGAAGAAGGTGATAATGCTGTACACCTTGTTGCTGGTAACGGTGACAGGGTGTATAAAAGAAAATCTGGATGATTGTGAGACGATTTTGTACTTCGACTATCTGGGTGACGGAACACGGGATATCTTTCTTCAGAAAATAGAAAAGGTGGATATGTACATATACAATGAAAATAACGTATGTGTGCAGAAAACTGCCCTCGATAAGAGCGAGCTGCATCGCCAACAGGGCACCACCTTGACTTTGCCAAGCGGTCAATATCATGTTGTTTGTTGGGGAAACTCCCTTAGCGATACGCGGATAAATGAAGGTGCTTCGCCGAACGAGAATCTTGTCGGAGCCCCCCATTACTTCACCAAAGAACTGATAACGACGAATGACAGCCTGTATTTTGGAGAAAAGGAGATTATAATACGCAACGAAGACTATCAGGTAGACACCGTTCCTTTCAGCAGCGCACATATCAAGATGCTTGTAGAATTGGAAGGACTGGATGTCAGCGATACACGAACGGCCGTTTCGCCCGTCAGTATAGAAATGGGGAATTTGAGCCCGACAGTGGATTTCGCCAAATCGTTTTCGAAAGAACAAATCTCTTATTACCCGGTGCTTAATTATAATTCCGGCACACAAAAGTTTGGCGCGAAGTTCAACGTGTTACGATTTAATAATGAGAATGAAGTAAATCTTCAGTTGTACAATACACAGAGCAATGAAAAACTGTACACCCTGCAATTGAAAGACTTCATGAAGGAAAATGACATTACCGTAGACGGTATCAATGAAGTGACGGTGGGAATCCGTATCCGTTTCAATGGAACCGCCATAACAGTAAAACCCTGGGACGAAGAAACAATCAGACCGGGGCAATAA
- a CDS encoding DUF4906 domain-containing protein, which translates to MKLIVKYRLSLQMFVLALFLYSCSESEAPVSDATNNQARLNFLVSTTPKEGVLTKGNDGSFSSLALYIFNKADGYCEYSELIPEFTPQRLQELSRSVNVSPQTKIIYAIANYNDPDKAFSIPIASNLTMEQLESLTVSGNGFNDNSILMVGKKEVPINSEYVVAEIPMERLVARLDIYMFKNQGLEQSTVTVTSIEFVNQVLDTYANPGSMAMPATARLQNVTFPITENGTLQPMPSDLSEIIPANANASFYTYRNIVSSGKPDASTPYIRITALFNGISYTYRGYLTDQGQTANKYSLLHNTVYRVMAMLDHPDNQLIIKTTPYPWTVVSSEIGHEVKEGDYLLRPFNGNDTGATTGVVQFPYIWNGEARNETSYADYSFSLTAPVGAVWTATLTNGLDFTFGTNGSVAGTPAVSKGIARDAAYEIKIGATKPWNGTARRTLFYITVDGVKLKINPLQNGTRQFPGDNDTDILISQTEYK; encoded by the coding sequence ATGAAACTAATAGTAAAATATCGGCTAAGTTTACAGATGTTCGTCCTTGCACTCTTTCTTTATTCATGTAGTGAAAGCGAGGCGCCGGTATCAGATGCAACCAACAATCAGGCCCGACTTAATTTTCTGGTCAGTACCACACCGAAAGAAGGCGTGCTGACCAAAGGAAATGACGGCAGCTTCTCCAGCCTTGCCCTTTATATATTCAATAAGGCGGACGGGTATTGCGAGTATTCGGAACTGATACCGGAATTTACTCCGCAAAGGCTGCAGGAACTATCACGCTCAGTCAATGTATCACCGCAAACAAAAATTATTTATGCAATAGCCAATTACAATGACCCGGACAAGGCGTTTTCCATCCCCATTGCTTCCAATCTGACAATGGAGCAACTGGAAAGCCTGACTGTATCCGGCAATGGCTTCAATGACAACAGTATCCTGATGGTTGGAAAAAAGGAAGTTCCGATTAACAGCGAATACGTCGTTGCCGAAATTCCGATGGAACGGCTGGTTGCACGGCTGGACATTTATATGTTCAAGAACCAGGGATTGGAACAGTCTACCGTCACTGTGACCTCGATTGAATTTGTCAACCAGGTACTCGACACTTATGCCAACCCGGGAAGCATGGCAATGCCTGCAACTGCCCGATTGCAAAATGTAACCTTTCCGATTACTGAAAACGGAACCCTGCAACCTATGCCGTCGGATTTGTCGGAAATTATTCCGGCGAACGCCAATGCTTCGTTCTACACATACCGGAATATCGTTTCCAGCGGTAAACCGGATGCAAGTACCCCTTACATCCGTATAACGGCATTATTCAACGGGATAAGTTATACATACCGGGGGTATCTCACAGACCAGGGACAGACTGCCAACAAATACAGCCTGCTGCATAATACGGTCTATCGTGTGATGGCTATGCTTGACCATCCTGATAATCAGTTGATAATCAAAACAACTCCTTATCCATGGACCGTTGTATCTTCCGAAATTGGCCATGAAGTGAAGGAAGGCGATTACCTTCTCCGACCTTTCAATGGCAACGATACCGGAGCCACTACCGGAGTCGTGCAATTCCCGTATATATGGAATGGCGAAGCCCGCAATGAAACGTCCTACGCTGATTATAGTTTCAGCCTGACAGCACCCGTAGGTGCCGTATGGACAGCCACATTGACCAACGGCCTCGACTTTACGTTCGGAACGAACGGTTCCGTAGCCGGAACTCCGGCTGTCTCGAAAGGAATAGCCCGGGATGCCGCCTACGAAATAAAAATAGGTGCCACCAAACCTTGGAATGGAACCGCAAGGCGTACCTTGTTCTATATCACCGTAGATGGTGTGAAACTTAAAATTAACCCGTTGCAAAACGGTACCCGTCAATTTCCGGGCGATAACGATACGGATATACTAATCAGTCAAACTGAATATAAATAG